A region from the Gemmatimonadaceae bacterium genome encodes:
- a CDS encoding nucleotide exchange factor GrpE: MKHPKKPEAESSRAADGAGRQADGDAASPTDEIRELPAEAFAPEADPGDSDVAQADPVVGGGNAQRELTAERDKYLRLAAEYDNYRKRTARERGELTSRAQADLAKHLLDALDDLGRFAHVDPATVDPSTLVQGVEMVERKFLKSLGAAGLQLINPIDQTFDPALHEAVVTEPALSPEDDHVVSRVFQVGYLFNGQLLRPARVVVKQWNG, from the coding sequence ATGAAGCATCCGAAAAAGCCAGAGGCCGAGTCCTCACGCGCGGCCGACGGGGCCGGCCGCCAAGCCGACGGGGACGCGGCCAGTCCGACCGACGAAATCCGCGAGCTTCCGGCGGAGGCGTTCGCGCCCGAGGCTGATCCCGGCGACTCCGACGTCGCCCAGGCCGACCCGGTCGTGGGTGGCGGAAATGCCCAGAGAGAGCTGACTGCCGAACGCGACAAATACCTTCGGCTCGCCGCCGAATACGACAACTATCGCAAGCGAACCGCGCGGGAGCGGGGGGAGTTGACGAGCCGGGCTCAGGCCGATCTCGCCAAGCACTTACTCGACGCGCTCGACGACCTTGGGCGGTTCGCGCACGTCGATCCCGCTACGGTCGATCCCTCGACCCTCGTACAGGGCGTAGAGATGGTCGAGCGGAAGTTCTTGAAGTCGCTTGGCGCGGCGGGTCTTCAGCTGATCAACCCAATCGACCAAACTTTCGACCCCGCCCTCCATGAGGCGGTAGTCACGGAACCGGCCCTATCGCCCGAGGACGACCACGTCGTTTCGCGCGTCTTCCAGGTGGGCTACTTGTTCAACGGCCAGCTTTTACGCCCGGCGCGCGTGGTCGTGAAGCAGTGGAACGGCTGA
- a CDS encoding tryptophan 2,3-dioxygenase family protein, which yields MSEVNYQSYLSLDELLSLQRPLSSPEHPDELLFIVVHQASELWFKAILHDIDGLVDSLVKHDAGQTLWHVQRLNGLMRIVSAQLSSLETLPPQHFAQFRKFLGTSSGQQSVQFRAIEAASGLRDAHFMQVLEEHGSIPDLVRRALDRPTLQDLFLRLVEASNTTLEDLYLGPGPKMLFFVAEALLEYEQQFAQWRFKHVQLVERVLGPNTGGTGGTLGSRYLMRTIDQRFFPRLWEVRSRFFGSPDRKT from the coding sequence TTGAGCGAGGTCAACTACCAGTCGTATCTCTCGCTCGACGAGCTGCTGTCGCTCCAGCGGCCGCTCTCGTCGCCGGAGCACCCCGACGAGCTGCTGTTCATCGTCGTGCATCAGGCGAGCGAGCTGTGGTTCAAGGCGATCCTGCACGACATCGACGGGCTCGTGGACTCGCTCGTCAAGCACGACGCCGGACAGACGCTTTGGCACGTGCAGCGGCTGAACGGTCTCATGCGAATCGTGTCGGCGCAGCTCTCTTCGCTCGAGACGCTCCCGCCGCAGCACTTCGCCCAGTTCCGGAAATTCCTGGGCACGTCGAGCGGACAACAGAGCGTGCAGTTCCGGGCGATCGAAGCGGCGTCCGGGCTTCGTGACGCGCACTTCATGCAAGTGCTCGAGGAACACGGCTCGATCCCCGATCTCGTCCGCCGAGCGCTCGACCGGCCGACGCTTCAGGATCTCTTTCTGCGGCTGGTCGAGGCAAGCAACACGACGTTGGAGGACCTCTACCTTGGGCCGGGCCCGAAGATGCTCTTTTTCGTGGCCGAGGCCTTGCTCGAATACGAGCAACAGTTCGCCCAGTGGCGCTTCAAGCACGTCCAGCTCGTGGAACGGGTGCTCGGCCCGAATACCGGCGGCACCGGCGGAACGCTCGGTTCCCGCTATCTAATGCGGACGATCGACCAGCGCTTTTTCCCCCGCCTCTGGGAGGTCCGCTCGCGGTTCTTCGGCAGCCCTGATCGAAAGACGTAA
- the dnaJ gene encoding molecular chaperone DnaJ, with protein MAQTKDYYSVLGVPASASQDEVKKQYRKLAAKHHPDKNPNDPKAAERFKEISEAYQVLGDAEKRKQYDTMRSLGAFGGFGGGGGQRRPGQQPGGAGAQNPFASGSFRFEDFNDVGLGGIGDLFSSMFGGGGAARGSRPRGPERGQDIESQLNIPFRVAALGGKVPIELEVNEECPTCHGTGAAPGAKIQTCPECSGRGTISFGQGGFAVQRPCPMCLGKGTVPSERCPTCNGVGEVRTRKKVMITVAPGVDTGTKIRLKGQGGRGTRNGPAGDLLITFQVEPDRFFRREGLDVVAPVPINIAQATLGSKISVRTLDGKKVAIKIPPGTPAGKRFRVRGQGITKDDHKGDLIIEVQVSVPEKLTEEQEKAMRDFADAGGLKY; from the coding sequence ATGGCTCAGACGAAGGACTACTACTCGGTCCTTGGCGTGCCCGCTTCCGCTTCGCAGGACGAGGTCAAGAAGCAGTACCGGAAGCTCGCCGCCAAGCACCATCCCGACAAAAACCCCAACGACCCAAAGGCCGCCGAGCGCTTTAAGGAAATCTCGGAAGCCTACCAGGTGTTGGGCGACGCCGAGAAGCGCAAACAGTACGACACGATGCGCTCACTCGGCGCATTCGGCGGCTTCGGGGGCGGCGGAGGGCAGCGACGGCCTGGGCAGCAGCCCGGGGGGGCTGGCGCGCAGAATCCGTTCGCCAGCGGGTCATTCCGGTTCGAGGACTTCAACGACGTCGGGTTGGGCGGCATCGGAGACCTCTTCAGCTCGATGTTCGGCGGCGGAGGGGCCGCTCGCGGATCGCGGCCGCGGGGACCGGAGCGGGGACAGGACATCGAGTCGCAACTCAACATTCCGTTTCGCGTCGCGGCCCTCGGCGGCAAAGTGCCGATCGAGCTCGAGGTGAACGAGGAGTGTCCGACCTGCCACGGCACCGGTGCCGCGCCCGGCGCGAAGATTCAGACGTGTCCTGAGTGCTCGGGCCGCGGAACGATCTCGTTCGGCCAGGGCGGGTTCGCGGTGCAGCGTCCTTGCCCGATGTGTCTCGGGAAGGGAACCGTTCCCAGCGAGCGATGTCCGACGTGCAACGGCGTCGGCGAGGTTCGTACGCGAAAGAAGGTGATGATCACCGTTGCGCCGGGCGTCGACACGGGAACGAAGATTCGTCTCAAGGGACAGGGCGGGCGCGGCACGCGAAACGGCCCCGCCGGCGATCTGCTAATCACGTTCCAAGTCGAACCGGACCGCTTTTTCCGGCGCGAAGGCCTCGACGTCGTCGCGCCAGTGCCGATCAACATCGCGCAAGCGACGCTGGGCTCGAAGATCAGCGTGCGGACGCTCGACGGCAAAAAAGTCGCGATCAAAATCCCACCCGGCACTCCCGCGGGAAAACGCTTTCGCGTGCGAGGTCAGGGCATCACGAAGGACGACCACAAGGGCGACCTGATCATCGAGGTGCAGGTGAGCGTGCCAGAAAAGCTCACCGAAGAGCAGGAGAAGGCGATGCGGGACTTCGCCGATGCGGGGGGATTGAAGTACTAG
- a CDS encoding ABC transporter permease yields the protein MRFLAHAYEGVFIALEAIRGNKFRAALTIMGVAVGVFVVVALSSVVRGVNESFARDVAAAGPTSFFVYRRPLNPFQSCDPSDPDACPERRNPAITNDEANGIGALATIYAVTQHVAGGAEFKYKDRSLNAGIEYYSANWTDVDGGDIQPGRSFTQAENAGGARVVIVNDKMAQQLFGASDPIDKVVMVNGAPFTVIGLYHYTASPMGTPTSAGGGDSPKAIIPIETGRRHMNLWVRGNNLIVKPRAGVGVQDAVDDVTAYLRSKRGLRPRDRTNFAVVTQDRLMDVYNQLFGTFFVVGIALSSVGLLVGGIGVIAIMMISVTERTREIGVRKALGATRGTILWQFLVEAVTLTGIGAAVGLILGFAATVIVRTAWPSIPASTPLSSIISALAASAVTGVVFGMLPAVRAARLDPVAALRYE from the coding sequence GTGAGATTCCTCGCGCATGCATACGAGGGCGTGTTCATCGCGCTCGAGGCGATCCGCGGGAACAAGTTTCGCGCGGCGCTCACCATCATGGGCGTGGCGGTCGGCGTGTTCGTGGTGGTGGCGCTGTCGTCGGTCGTGCGCGGCGTGAACGAATCGTTCGCGCGCGACGTCGCGGCGGCGGGACCCACGTCGTTCTTCGTCTATCGCCGGCCGCTCAATCCGTTCCAGAGTTGCGACCCCAGCGATCCCGATGCCTGCCCCGAGCGCCGCAACCCGGCGATCACCAACGACGAAGCGAACGGCATCGGGGCGCTGGCGACGATCTACGCCGTCACGCAACACGTCGCCGGCGGCGCGGAGTTCAAGTACAAGGACCGCTCGCTCAACGCGGGCATCGAGTACTACTCGGCGAATTGGACCGACGTCGACGGCGGCGACATCCAGCCGGGACGCAGCTTCACCCAAGCCGAGAATGCCGGCGGCGCGCGCGTCGTGATCGTGAACGACAAGATGGCGCAGCAGCTCTTCGGCGCCTCGGACCCGATCGACAAAGTGGTGATGGTCAACGGCGCACCGTTCACGGTGATCGGGCTCTATCACTACACCGCGAGCCCGATGGGCACGCCGACGTCGGCGGGCGGCGGTGACTCGCCGAAGGCGATCATCCCGATCGAGACGGGCCGGCGCCACATGAACCTGTGGGTCCGCGGAAACAACCTCATCGTCAAGCCGCGCGCGGGTGTCGGCGTACAGGACGCGGTCGACGACGTCACGGCCTATCTGCGCTCGAAGCGAGGCCTGCGCCCGCGCGACCGCACCAACTTCGCCGTCGTTACGCAAGACCGGCTGATGGACGTCTACAATCAGCTGTTCGGGACGTTCTTCGTCGTCGGAATCGCGCTCTCCTCCGTCGGACTTCTCGTTGGCGGCATCGGGGTCATCGCGATCATGATGATCTCGGTCACCGAGCGCACGCGCGAGATCGGCGTCCGCAAGGCGCTCGGCGCGACGCGCGGCACGATCCTGTGGCAGTTCCTCGTGGAGGCGGTGACGCTCACGGGCATCGGCGCGGCGGTCGGACTGATTCTCGGGTTCGCCGCGACCGTCATCGTGCGTACCGCGTGGCCGTCCATTCCGGCCTCGACGCCGCTCTCGTCGATCATTTCCGCGCTCGCCGCCAGCGCCGTCACCGGCGTGGTGTTCGGCATGCTGCCGGCCGTCCGCGCAGCTCGCCTCGATCCCGTCGCCGCGCTGCGCTACGAGTGA
- a CDS encoding cysteine desulfurase family protein: MPEPIYLDHAATTPVRAEVLEAMLPFYGPRFGNPSSIHRWGRDARTALDEARERVAHCLGAQPDEICFTSGGTEADNFAILGTWRALHGSSRNAVVTSPIEHKAVLGAVHQAGHEGAAERQCAVLSTGVVDAASFTSVVRDDTTIASVMWVNNEIGTVQPVAELAAHAKSVGAIFHTDAVQAFGKITIDAAATPFDLLSVSGHKIGAPKGIGAMFIRRGIGIEPLLHGGTQDRGRRAGTENVAAIVGLARAAELAVAEREEDCTRLSAFRDRLEQALVARIPDVVIHGRGAPKRAPHILNVSVPGTDSESMLMALDLRGIACSAGSACQSGSVNASHVLEAIGVPPELGNAAIRMSVGSLTTDAAIDRVAEVFPAVVNKVRGMSAAAAD, translated from the coding sequence ATGCCGGAGCCTATCTACCTCGACCACGCCGCCACGACCCCGGTCCGCGCCGAGGTGCTCGAGGCCATGCTGCCGTTCTACGGGCCGCGCTTCGGGAACCCGTCGAGCATCCATCGTTGGGGGCGCGACGCTCGCACGGCGCTGGACGAGGCGCGCGAGCGCGTCGCCCACTGTCTTGGCGCGCAGCCCGACGAAATCTGCTTCACGTCGGGCGGTACCGAGGCGGACAATTTCGCGATTCTGGGCACCTGGCGCGCGCTCCACGGAAGCAGCCGGAACGCCGTCGTTACCTCGCCGATCGAGCACAAGGCCGTGCTCGGCGCGGTTCATCAGGCGGGGCACGAGGGAGCCGCAGAGCGTCAGTGCGCGGTGCTTTCGACAGGCGTCGTCGACGCCGCATCGTTCACTTCGGTCGTCCGCGACGATACGACGATCGCCAGCGTCATGTGGGTGAACAACGAGATCGGCACGGTTCAGCCGGTCGCCGAGCTGGCCGCCCACGCGAAGAGCGTCGGCGCGATCTTCCACACCGACGCCGTACAGGCGTTCGGCAAGATCACGATCGACGCCGCAGCGACTCCGTTCGACCTCCTCTCGGTGTCCGGCCACAAGATCGGCGCGCCCAAGGGAATCGGCGCGATGTTCATCCGCCGAGGCATCGGGATTGAGCCGCTGTTGCACGGTGGCACGCAGGACCGCGGCCGTCGCGCCGGCACGGAGAACGTCGCCGCGATCGTCGGTCTGGCTCGCGCCGCGGAGCTGGCCGTTGCAGAGCGTGAGGAAGACTGTACGCGACTCTCGGCGTTCCGCGACCGCCTCGAGCAGGCGCTCGTCGCGCGGATTCCCGATGTCGTGATCCACGGCCGCGGCGCCCCAAAGCGCGCGCCGCACATCCTGAACGTCTCCGTGCCCGGCACCGACAGCGAATCGATGCTCATGGCGCTCGACCTTCGGGGCATCGCCTGTTCGGCCGGTTCGGCGTGTCAGAGCGGAAGCGTCAACGCGTCGCACGTCCTCGAGGCCATCGGCGTCCCGCCGGAGCTCGGCAACGCGGCGATTCGCATGAGCGTCGGCTCGCTTACGACCGACGCCGCGATCGATCGCGTGGCCGAAGTCTTCCCGGCCGTCGTCAACAAGGTGCGCGGCATGTCCGCCGCCGCCGCGGACTGA
- a CDS encoding YdhR family protein yields the protein MADHLLQINFTLSVPVEEYEHATEAASHAISGVSGLRWKIWIANAETHEAGGIYCFESRESADAYLNGPIVAALKSAPFAHDVSVKHFDYLENATALCRGPVATALQGV from the coding sequence ATGGCCGACCATCTGCTGCAGATCAACTTCACGCTGTCGGTTCCGGTCGAGGAATACGAGCATGCGACCGAGGCTGCTTCACACGCGATCTCCGGCGTCTCCGGCCTGCGATGGAAGATCTGGATCGCGAACGCGGAGACTCACGAAGCGGGCGGAATCTACTGTTTCGAGAGCCGCGAGTCGGCGGACGCGTACCTCAACGGCCCAATCGTCGCCGCTCTCAAATCGGCGCCGTTCGCCCACGACGTGAGCGTCAAGCACTTCGACTATCTCGAGAACGCGACCGCGCTCTGTCGTGGACCGGTCGCCACGGCGTTGCAGGGTGTGTAG
- the mnmA gene encoding tRNA 2-thiouridine(34) synthase MnmA — protein sequence MNVVSSSGPPVHSSTRPPARGRVLVAMSGGVDSSVAAALLVEQGYDVVGATMKLFCHDGDLPDRPCCSLDSVNDARRVCHTLGIPHYVLNLESAFGRDVVDDFVGEYSRGRTPIPCVRCNTFTKFRDLVAKADGIDARWVATGHYARVVDGVLHRGVDPSKDQSYFLWGINRSVLSRMILPVGSQTKPETRAVAHRLGLEVVAEKTESQDICFVPDGDHTKIIRQRLGDDAPSLARGPFVLSNGEIAGTHDGFARFTIGQRRGLPGGFRVPMFVVEIRPEDRAVVIGPREELLGRGVIARGMNWLVDAPDVGARVEVQVRHRAAPARAEIVRVDSDEVELALDEPVAAITPGQSLVLYDGARVLGGGLIERGMRGRGALPVLAA from the coding sequence ATGAACGTAGTCAGCAGTTCCGGTCCACCCGTCCACTCGTCCACCCGTCCACCCGCTCGAGGGCGCGTTCTCGTCGCCATGTCCGGCGGAGTCGACTCTTCGGTCGCCGCCGCGCTTCTCGTTGAACAGGGCTACGACGTCGTGGGCGCGACGATGAAGCTCTTTTGCCACGACGGCGACCTGCCGGACCGCCCCTGCTGTTCGCTCGATTCGGTGAACGATGCGCGCCGCGTCTGCCACACGCTCGGCATTCCGCACTACGTGCTGAACCTCGAGAGCGCGTTCGGCCGCGACGTCGTCGACGATTTCGTCGGCGAGTATTCGCGCGGACGCACTCCGATTCCGTGCGTCCGCTGCAACACGTTCACGAAGTTCCGCGACCTCGTCGCCAAGGCCGACGGAATCGACGCGCGCTGGGTGGCCACCGGACACTACGCTCGCGTCGTCGATGGCGTGTTGCATCGCGGCGTCGATCCGTCGAAGGACCAGTCGTACTTCCTCTGGGGAATCAACCGCTCCGTGCTATCGCGGATGATCCTGCCCGTGGGCTCGCAGACGAAGCCGGAGACACGCGCCGTCGCGCACCGCCTCGGCCTCGAGGTGGTGGCGGAGAAGACCGAGAGTCAGGACATCTGCTTCGTCCCCGACGGCGACCACACGAAGATCATTCGCCAGCGACTCGGCGACGACGCGCCGTCGCTCGCGCGCGGACCGTTCGTGCTCTCCAACGGAGAGATCGCCGGCACGCACGACGGCTTCGCACGGTTCACGATCGGGCAGCGCCGTGGCCTGCCGGGCGGATTCCGCGTGCCGATGTTCGTCGTGGAAATTCGTCCGGAAGACCGCGCGGTCGTGATCGGCCCGCGCGAGGAGTTGCTCGGACGCGGCGTGATCGCGCGCGGCATGAATTGGCTCGTCGACGCGCCCGATGTCGGCGCCCGAGTCGAAGTTCAGGTGCGCCACCGCGCGGCGCCCGCCCGCGCCGAGATCGTGCGCGTAGACAGCGACGAAGTCGAACTGGCGCTCGACGAACCGGTCGCCGCGATCACGCCGGGCCAATCGCTCGTCCTGTACGACGGCGCGCGTGTGCTCGGCGGTGGCTTGATCGAGCGTGGAATGCGGGGGCGGGGGGCGTTGCCGGTTTTAGCGGCGTAA
- a CDS encoding ABC transporter permease, whose amino-acid sequence MPIFEAVRLALAQIRVQKLKSFFTLLGVMIGVMFLIAVVSIVEGMGRYMEDDFAGRLLGANTFTLRRFPWFGNHVTRDEWLEWQRRPRFYQADVAFVRSVLPPAARWAVESQDNTNASTQYARPRQVDAHAVDGDYFVIKKYDLASGRTIAPQEYELGTPVVVIGEEVGKYFFPNLNPLGRELRIGGIPYQVIGVIAHQGSLFGQSLDQMVIAPFGSPLHRLTNPRGDIDGLLVQSSSTMMMDDLMEVVREALRAHRHLRPAQQDNFVMETTASALQFFERIKNTMTIIGAALPGLSLVVGGMVIMNIMLVSVAERTHEIGIRKSLGARRRDILRQFLVESATLSTVGAMIGIALGIAAAKIISMKTPLPAAVAPWSLVAATLLGTVVGIASGVYPARRASRLDPIEALRHET is encoded by the coding sequence ATGCCGATCTTCGAGGCAGTGCGCCTCGCGCTCGCCCAGATTCGCGTCCAGAAGCTCAAGAGCTTCTTCACGCTTCTGGGTGTGATGATCGGTGTGATGTTCTTGATCGCGGTCGTGTCGATCGTCGAAGGCATGGGCCGCTACATGGAAGACGACTTCGCCGGTCGTCTCCTCGGCGCCAACACGTTCACGCTTCGCCGCTTTCCGTGGTTCGGCAACCACGTGACTCGCGACGAATGGCTCGAGTGGCAGCGGCGCCCGCGTTTCTATCAGGCGGACGTGGCGTTCGTGCGGTCGGTCCTGCCGCCGGCGGCGCGCTGGGCCGTGGAGAGCCAGGACAACACCAACGCGTCGACGCAGTACGCACGCCCGCGACAGGTCGACGCCCACGCCGTCGACGGCGACTACTTCGTCATCAAGAAGTACGATCTCGCGTCGGGACGCACGATCGCGCCGCAGGAGTACGAGCTCGGCACGCCCGTCGTCGTGATCGGTGAGGAAGTCGGGAAGTATTTCTTTCCGAACCTGAATCCGCTCGGCCGCGAGCTGCGCATCGGCGGCATCCCGTACCAGGTCATCGGCGTGATCGCGCACCAGGGGTCGCTGTTCGGCCAGTCGCTCGACCAGATGGTGATCGCGCCGTTCGGTTCTCCGCTCCACCGCCTCACGAATCCGCGCGGCGACATCGATGGACTGCTCGTGCAGTCGTCGAGCACGATGATGATGGACGATCTGATGGAGGTCGTGCGCGAAGCGCTGCGCGCGCACCGGCATTTGCGTCCGGCGCAGCAAGACAACTTCGTGATGGAGACGACCGCGTCGGCGCTCCAGTTTTTCGAGCGCATCAAGAACACGATGACGATCATCGGCGCCGCGCTGCCCGGACTCAGCTTGGTCGTCGGCGGCATGGTGATCATGAACATCATGCTCGTTTCCGTCGCCGAGCGGACACACGAAATCGGGATCAGAAAATCCCTCGGCGCTCGACGGCGCGACATTCTCCGCCAATTCCTCGTCGAATCCGCGACGCTCAGCACGGTCGGTGCGATGATCGGCATCGCGCTCGGCATCGCGGCCGCCAAGATCATTTCTATGAAAACGCCGCTGCCTGCGGCAGTGGCGCCCTGGTCGCTCGTCGCGGCGACGCTGCTCGGTACGGTCGTCGGGATCGCGTCGGGCGTCTATCCCGCGCGCCGCGCGTCGCGACTCGACCCCATCGAAGCGCTGAGACACGAGACGTGA
- a CDS encoding ABC transporter permease, whose amino-acid sequence MSDLGVRVFSLFEGVGIALDSLKSNRVRAALTILGVAVGVFVVVVISAAIHGINASVARDFEKAGPKTFFLSRYPITFEACDGTDDTCKWRHNPHFNLSDAQMLNTLPSIMAAEAQLGLSKEVRYHDNVLSSTQVIGAMANWTLIDHAGDLYPGRSFTEAEAANAERVVIVNDEMAKRLFGDSDPLDKVVTIGGSPFTVIGVYHYEASFLTGGNRPRAIVPFETAYRTLKGGIGNMGIAILPRDEVTRDEAEDDVIAAMRARRGLRPGVDNNFAIITQDQLLNTYNKIFGMFFLVMIVLSAIGLMVGGVGVVAIMMISVTERTREIGVRKALGATRLTILWQFLVEAVTLTAIGAIIGLLFGGIASVIIRNATPIKASVPPLAIVAALGASAITGVLFGMLPAMRASKLDPVEALRYE is encoded by the coding sequence ATGTCCGATCTTGGCGTGCGGGTCTTCAGCCTGTTCGAGGGAGTCGGCATCGCGCTCGACTCGCTCAAGTCCAATCGGGTCCGCGCCGCGCTGACGATTCTCGGCGTCGCCGTCGGCGTGTTCGTCGTCGTCGTCATCTCGGCGGCGATTCATGGGATCAATGCCAGCGTCGCTCGGGATTTCGAGAAGGCGGGGCCGAAGACGTTCTTCCTGTCGCGCTACCCGATCACGTTCGAAGCGTGCGATGGCACGGACGACACGTGCAAATGGCGCCACAATCCGCATTTCAATCTGTCCGACGCGCAGATGCTCAACACCTTGCCGAGCATCATGGCCGCCGAGGCGCAGCTCGGGCTGAGCAAAGAAGTGCGGTATCACGACAACGTATTGAGCAGCACGCAGGTCATTGGCGCGATGGCGAACTGGACGCTCATCGACCACGCCGGCGATCTGTATCCCGGGCGTAGCTTTACCGAGGCCGAGGCGGCGAACGCCGAACGCGTCGTGATCGTGAACGACGAGATGGCCAAGCGGCTGTTCGGCGACTCCGATCCACTCGACAAGGTCGTGACGATCGGCGGGTCACCGTTCACGGTGATCGGCGTGTACCACTACGAGGCCAGCTTCCTCACCGGCGGCAACCGGCCGCGCGCGATCGTGCCGTTCGAGACGGCGTATCGCACGCTCAAGGGCGGCATCGGCAACATGGGGATCGCGATCCTCCCGCGCGACGAAGTGACGCGCGACGAGGCGGAGGACGACGTCATCGCCGCCATGCGAGCGCGGCGCGGGCTTCGGCCCGGCGTCGACAACAACTTCGCGATCATCACGCAGGATCAGCTGCTCAACACGTACAACAAGATCTTCGGGATGTTCTTCCTCGTCATGATCGTGTTGTCCGCCATTGGGCTGATGGTGGGCGGCGTCGGCGTCGTGGCGATCATGATGATTTCGGTCACGGAGCGCACGCGTGAGATCGGCGTCCGCAAGGCGCTCGGCGCGACGCGGCTGACGATCCTCTGGCAGTTCCTCGTCGAAGCGGTGACGCTCACCGCCATCGGCGCGATCATCGGCCTGCTCTTCGGCGGCATCGCGTCGGTGATCATCCGCAACGCGACGCCGATCAAGGCGTCGGTCCCTCCGCTCGCGATCGTGGCGGCGCTCGGCGCGAGCGCGATCACGGGCGTGTTGTTCGGAATGCTGCCCGCGATGCGGGCGTCCAAGCTGGATCCGGTCGAAGCCTTGCGCTACGAATAA
- the bshB1 gene encoding bacillithiol biosynthesis deacetylase BshB1, with amino-acid sequence MSAPSPSDNGRVDVLAIAAHRDDCELTCGGTLARAVRQGHRVGILDLTQGEMGTRGSAEVRADEATRAAKVLGITLRENLALPDAAIMNDPPTREKLARAIRRLQPRVVIAPALEGRHPDHHVSAQLVRDACFIAGLAKVAPDRAKHRPLKILHCLAYRQDFIRPSFVVDVSDTFELKMEAIRCYKSQFEGETQAGEVYPSGEPLEDVVRHYGAYYGTLIRRRYGEPYFTTEMVAVDDVAALEVSTF; translated from the coding sequence ATGTCCGCCCCCTCCCCTTCCGACAACGGCCGAGTGGACGTGCTCGCGATCGCCGCGCACCGCGACGATTGTGAGTTGACCTGCGGTGGAACGCTCGCCCGCGCCGTGCGCCAGGGCCACCGCGTCGGCATTCTGGATCTCACGCAGGGTGAGATGGGCACTCGCGGATCCGCGGAGGTTCGCGCGGACGAAGCGACGCGAGCGGCGAAGGTGCTCGGCATTACCCTCCGCGAGAACCTGGCCCTCCCCGACGCCGCGATCATGAACGACCCGCCGACTCGGGAAAAGCTGGCGCGCGCGATTCGCCGGCTCCAACCGCGCGTGGTCATAGCGCCGGCGCTCGAAGGCCGCCACCCGGACCATCACGTATCGGCCCAGCTCGTGCGCGACGCGTGCTTCATCGCCGGATTGGCGAAGGTCGCCCCCGATCGGGCGAAACATCGCCCGCTCAAGATCCTCCATTGTCTCGCCTACCGGCAGGACTTCATCCGGCCCTCGTTCGTCGTCGACGTCTCGGACACGTTCGAGCTGAAGATGGAAGCCATTCGCTGCTACAAGTCGCAGTTCGAGGGGGAGACGCAAGCCGGCGAGGTGTACCCGAGCGGCGAGCCGCTCGAGGACGTCGTTCGCCACTACGGCGCGTATTACGGAACGCTCATTCGGCGTCGCTACGGCGAGCCCTATTTCACGACGGAGATGGTCGCGGTGGACGACGTCGCCGCGCTCGAGGTGTCGACGTTTTGA